The Microcystis aeruginosa NIES-843 sequence TGTCAAAAGATGTCCAAGAAAATCCCGAGGCAAGATTAAGAGACAGAGCCGAGAAATTTGGAGTGAGACCAAGTGCCATTTGCTATGCCTTAAAAAACATGAAAGTTACCAGAAAAAAGAAGGAACTTCGTTATAGAGAAAGAAACCGAGAAGAAAGAATGAAATACTACAGAGTGCTGAGAGAATTGATTAAAATATATGGAAGTGAAAGCCTTGTATTTATTGATGAGTCAGGGTTTGAAGAATTTCAAGCCTGTTTTTATGCTTGGTCAAAAAAAGGGAAGAAAGTCTTTGGAGATAGACAAGGAAAACGAGGAAAAAGAGAGAACCTTGTCGCTGGTAGAAGAAAGGGAAAAAAAGACTTTATTGCACCGATGGTATTTACGAGAAGCCTGAATGCCGAAGGTTTTGAAGGGTGGTTATCTTTATATTTGTTGCCCTCTCTAACCATAACATCAGTATTAATTATGGATAATGCACCAATTCATCGGAAGACAGTCATTAAACAACTGGTAGAGGAAGCAGGTCATCAGGTCGTGTTTTTGCCAAAATACTCTCCTGATTTAAATGATATCGAACATGATTTTAGTGCATTAAAGAGGGCAAGAATGTATGCTCCTGTGGGGACACCCCTTGATGAAATTATTCGTACTTATTGTGTCGCCTAGTGTCTCGTTCTTATTTGAAATAACTATAACTCAGCTTTATTAGATTTGGTTAATTCTCAAGTTTTGGCCAAGCCTTTAATTTGTTTAGGAGATGGACATGATGGTATCTGGAATTTATTTCGTGAGATAGGAGAGAAACAGGAAAGAATTGAAATATTGGATTGGTATCATTTAATCGAAAACCTCTATAAAGTTGGCGGGTCATTCCAGCGAATTGAGGAGGTAAAATGTTTTCTCTGGAAGGGGGAAGTGGAGGCGGCTATCTCTTGTTGTGAAGGATGGTCAGAGCCGCAAGTTGAGAATTTTATTACTTATTTAAACAAGCATAAACATCGAATTGTCAATTATGGTTATTTGCAGGCAGAGGGGATTTCCATTGGCTCTGGCTCCGTCGAATCAAAAATTAAACAAATTGCTCATCGTCTTAAAATTACTGGTGCAAGTTGGGAATCTGGTAATGTACCGCAAGTCCTTCGTCATCGCTGTGCTTATCTAAATGGTTGCCTTTTTTAACTTTTTTATTGAGATCATTAAGCATTTCTACTTATTGCAAAGGTGAGATGCTCCCACTGATCACGCCCATCGATCGCTAGTTTTATTGTTGTTTTTAACTTAGATAAGTAGCTGGTTATAATTAAATTAAAAATGGATTTTAGGTTCGATCCCCCCTGCCCCCCTTGATAAGCTATCCATTAGTCACATCTTTCTTAACATAAAATTTGACAAAAAGAGAAAAGTGTGCCAGATGGCTCAAGGGGGTTCTATAGGGGGACTAATTTGATGAGATAGTTTCCAAGTCTGGCTGATATCATGTAACCTTCGCAGTCCCAACCAAATAGTTTTAACACCAGGTTCACCGTCACCTTTTCTACCTAAAAACCCCCCAAGAGAAGCAATCATTCTGACCGCTTCTCGAAAGGAGGGCGGCTTTTCAGGTGGCGGACTCTTTTTATGAATAGTGGCACACAAAGATTGCCATTCATGTTCTTCCAAAAAACTTTCACAACTCTCCTCTCCGTGTAAGCGTGCTTGATAGGTTAACCAAAGTAATCTCCAAGCTACAATTGAATAGGTAGCTAAGGCCATCTCAATTCTCCTACCCGTTTCTAATTGCAGTTTTTCTAATCCACAACCACTTTTTAAAACAAAATGATAGCGTTCTATTAACCAGCGATAACTATACCAGCGCACACAGGTTATCGCTGATTCAAAGCTACTAATGTCTAGGCTAGTTAAGAGCAGCCAACTGATAGGATTAACTCCGCTATGCGGATTTTCTTCTTCAGCTAAAATTACCTGTAATTTGACCGGTTGACGAGGGGTCGCCTTGGAGTGATGGCTAGGTACTTGTATTTCAAAACTGGCAAATCTAACTGTTAGTTTAGCTAGTCTAGCCTCGTGATTAGGATTGCGTTTTACTTGCACATCTAAGGTCCCACAGGCTTTTATTTCTCTGATGGATTGATGTAAATATTTAGGCTCTGAATGCCCTGACCTTTGCTTGTCTTCGAGATAGTTAACTTTTCGGTTATGAGTTCCTCGAATTAATAAATGAGAGTTAGGACTTCTTGATTGGGCAAATAAATCAAATATGTCTGCCTCACAATCTCCGATTGTTACTACTTGAATATCTTCGGGTATCTGTTGTTGTGTTTCTGACAAAGAATCTAACCATCTTTGACTTTCTTTTTCTTGGGTTTCTCTTTTTTTGCGTTGCTTGGCAATCCCTAAATTCTTTTCTTCTCTTGCCCAGACATATTGATTAATCAGTCCTAAAGGTATTCCGACTGGGGACACTCCTAAGGTGGTATGAACTTTGAGACCAAAGGATTTTTTATAATCTAGATAACCCATGCCTTTTTTGGCTTTTTGCGTCGTAAAGTCTAAACTTGTTGTGTCTTGCACTGCCAAAACTATTGGATGTTCTTTGATTCTTTCTACTGTACTTTTGGCCTGGGCGGCAATTATATCTGAGGGGTGAAAATAGGGGGAATTCCAAAAGTCGTAGGTGGCACTCGCTGCGGCTAGATTTCCTGAAGCTTGTGGCACACTTGTACTAGGTTGACTGGCCAAGTTTTCCACGATACTGATTAACCTTTTCTTTCTTCTGGTGTCCCCTAGGTCTGCATACTGTAATTCTTGGGCTGCCCATTTCTCCATTTTTTTGCTTACCTCCACCTTAATTCCTTCTTTCAAAACTATACCTATCAATCGTTTCCCCTTTTTTTAAGTTTCTTCTCTTTTTGTTAAGAAAGATCCGACTAATGGATAGCTTGATAAGGGGGGTGCCGATAGGCGGGGGGATCCCCCTTAATAAGGGGGGTGCCGATCCCCCCTGCCCCCCTTGATAAGGGGGGTGCCGATAGGCGGGGGGATCCCCCTTGATAAGGGGGGTGTCTGACAACTTTTAACGCCTACCTACTTAGGGCTTGCTGAATAAATCTAAAAACCTTGTTGGGTAAGACTTTTAGACCTTTTGTCAATCAAAAAGTAATGGATATGGGAGTGATCGGGGGGAAATTTAGGCACTTTTTCCCTGAAAATTAGGTAATTGGCCACCTCAAAACTGGTAAAACCCCACACCCCACACCCCACACCCCACACCCTGCCCCCAGGAAAAACTTTTTGCCGCAAACCCTACTTAAACATCGATCGCTCTAATAATTATAGTGTATGCCAATTTTACCGATCGCTCCCCGCACCCCAGAAAAGCGCACCACTTCGCCGCTCTCTTGGGAGATCGCCCTAAATCCCCAATCGAGTAATCAATAGCTAGATGAAGCATAAAAAATATAAATAACAAAAACCTTGACAAAATCGGGGGGGGGTGGTAAAATTCGTGGGAATTTAGCTAAACAATGTATTCTATGCCACTTAAAAGTTCCTTTTGCTATTCCGTCGCCCTCGCCACGGTAGCCACCGCCACCCTCGCACCAGTTGCCAGCGCCGCAACTTTTAACTTTTCCTACACCTCCAGCGCAGGAACCATCACTGCGACGGTTGACGGAACCCTGCAACCAGATAACAACACGGTATTCGTCAGTTCTATCAGTAATACCACCTTTAACGGCTCTCCCGCCCCCGCTCTTCCGTTCGTAGGTTCTTTTGCCGGTGTCATCTCTAGTGGTTCTGTAACGGGTCAGGCGGTGCTATCCTTAGACGGATCGGGACTAGATTTTGCCGCTTGTGACACGACGTTGTGTAATAATAATGGATTCGGCTTTTTAGCCAGCACGTTCGCTTCCATCGGTGGCTACGGTAGTCTTAGTGCTGGCGAACGCTTCGTTATCACCAATTATTCCCTGACCCCGGTTCCCGAACCAGCGACGGTTCTCGGTTTACTCTCTGTTGCCGGGGTGGGTTTATTGTGCAAAGGCCGGAAACTATACTTTGCACGGCTACAACTTGCATTTTTTACTCAAGGACAATAATATAGTTTAAGAGTCATAATTAGAAGCAAAGCACTCATTAAAAACATGATTAACCTAGAATTCACGGAAGAAGAAAAGAACTCACTGTATTATGAAAGATTTCATCATCCCCATCCCCGGGTTCAACTGAAGATGGAAGTTCTCTGGTTAAAAAGCCAAAAGATACCGCACCAAAAAATTTGTCAGTTAGCAGGAATCTCGCCAAATACCTTATTAACCTATCTTCGAGATTATCAAGAGGGCGGAATAGAAAAATTAAAAGAAATCAACTTCTATCGCCCTAAAAGTGAATTAGAGTCTCAAAGAGAAACGCTCAAAAAATATTTCGAGAAAAATCCACCAGCCACAATAAATGAAGCTGTATATAGAAGAGAAGAATTGACAGGAATAAAACGAAGTCCTACCCAAGTGAGAAAATTCTTAAAATCCTTGGGAATGAAATGTTTAAAAATAGGTTCTCTTCCTTCTAAAGCTGACCCAGATGAACAAGAAGAATACAAAGAAAAAAAGCTAGAACCCAGACTAAATGAGGCTAAAGAAGGAAAAAGGGCTGTTTTTTTTGTTGATGCCGCTCACTTCGTCATGGGAGCATTTCTCGGTTTTGTTTGGTGTTTTGAGAGACTTTTTGTTAAGTCACCGAGCGGGCGTAAACGCTTCAATGTTTTAGGAGCATTAAATGCAATAACTCATGAAGTTATTCTGGTTACGAATGACACTTATATTACGGCAACTCAAGTCTGTGAACTCCGGTCAAAAATAGCTGCTTTAGGACTAATGATTCCCATCACTCTAGTCTTAGATAATGCCCGCTATCAAAAATGTCAAATTGTTGAAGAATTAGCTCTTTCTTTGTCAATAGAACTGCTCTATCTGCCGTCTTATTCACCTAATCTAAATTTAATTGAAAGGCGGTGGAAATTTGTCAAAAAGAAATGTTTATATGGTAAATATTATGAAAACTTTTCTGACTTTTCTTCAGCCATTTATGAATGTTTGAATGATGCCCATTTGAAACATAAAAAAGAACTGGATTCCTTGCTGACTCTACGATTTCAGAAGTTTAATAAATCTCAGATTATGAACGTCTAAAGTATAGAAAAGTAATTTTGACCGACTGATCCCCCTGCCCTCCTTATCAAGGTGGGGTTGACTCATAAGACCTCTTGCAAAAGTCTTAAGTCGATCCTTGTACAGCAACATTTTTGAAGATTATCAACTACTAATAAATAATTAACTGAAAGTCCTTCCCATTATTGTTTCTATCGTTTGTTTTCGGATTTATGCAAGAGGTCTATAGTAGGGTTTGCTGAAAAAGTCATTGAAAAGTACAGGTCTCTTAATCAATGATTTCACTTAGCTACAAGCATAAGCTTTAGTTGTTGATTAATTTTTAAGTTATAACTTATCCTAATCATTGACCGAGAAAAAGTGCTGTTTTTCCATTTCAGACATAAAAAAGCCCAAAAAACCTGCCTCAACAGGTTAGAAAGATTCATGACTAAAAAAGTAATAGCAATCGCTGAAAAGGAAGTATGAGGAAGTTTAGCCATCACTTTACCTAAGCTAAATCTTCTTTTCCCTTGTCCAAATTTGCCCTCTATACAATTCCGAATCCTCTCATCATCAGTAGCTTGTTTCTTTTGTTCTTTACTAACATTTTTGGCTGGTCTTCCTAATGGGGGACCACTGATTCTGATTCCCCTTTCTTTACACCAAGCTCGGTTTTCTCTGGTTCGATAAATTTTGTCCACATGAACTGATTCTGGATAGTATCCTGTATAGTCATAATAAGCTTCTATTTGTGCTTTTAAATCTCCCGATTCATTAAAGTTATCCCAACTAATCCGGTCTAAAAATATGTAACCATCTATACAGCTTGCTGAGAATTTGGCCCCAAATTCTACGGGTTTTCCAGCTTTTCCTCTGACTATCGGACGGATGTGGGGTTGAGTTAAGCTGACAATTCTGTCTTCAATACTCTGTTTGTTATTTTGGTACATCCAGAGTTGTTGACGATAAACTTCTGTGACTACTAACAACAGTTTATAGTCTCTTTTTTTCAAGCTTTGTAGAGAGGCTCCTTCTGCTAAAAGTTGTTCAATATGGTCGAGATTTCTTTTCAGATATTGCAGCTGTTTTTTCAGGGCTTTTCGTCTTTGTTTGACGGTAGGTTTTCTTTTTTTCGCTACTTCTAAATAACTTTTTCTGGCTAGAAGACGATAGGTTCTCGGTTTTTGAACAAGTTTTCCTTTTAAAGTTTCCTAGAGAATATCAATAATTTTTTCGGTTTGTTTTCTTCCTTGATTTAACAGGTTTAAATCCGTAGGATAACTAATATCTGCGGGCGCACAACTGGCATCTAAAATTAATTTACCTCGATTTTCTGGTTGACTTTGGGTTTCGCTCTCTAACTTTTTTTCGGTGTTTTCTTCTTCTTTTATTTCTCTCGAATTTTTGACCATAAAGCGATTCACTTTATTAATTAGTTCCCGAGTGATTCTTTCTCGAAAGTGAACCAACATTGACGCTTCAAACCGGGGTTCATTGCTGTAGGATGAAAACCCCAAGAAGTATTGTAAATAAGGATTTTCTTTGATTTGTTCTACCGTTTCTCTATCGCTTGTTCCTAATTTTTCTTTAATAATTAATGCTCCTAGTGCTGTCCTAAATGTTTTGGCGGGTGCGCCCATTTCTTCTGAAAAAAGTGATGCGTATTCCGCTTCAAATTCTGACCAGGGAATGAGGTTGGCCATAATTACCCAACGATTATCTTGGGATAATTTCCCCTCAAAGGGCAGCTCGAAGTTTTCTGGTGGGGTTGAGGGTAACTCGCTTTTACGGTACATTAGCACTAATTAGAGAAGATGCAAGGGTGATGCAAGGGTTTTAAGAGATTCTAGCAGATTTAAGTGCATTTGGGAAGCTCTCAATCAAGCTAAAAGCCCTTTCCTGTAAGGTTTTTAGATTTATTCAGCAAACCCTATAGTAGGGTTGATTCATAGTGGGACTTAGGCGTTTTCGGTCAGCAAAAAAGGCTCAAACCATTACGGGACAAAGGGTTAACCTCGATTTATGATTTTCCTTGATATATCTGGGTTTCAGCGATTTTGGGCTTCTCGAAGTAAATCCCAAGCGGGGATTGGAGTTGAGGCTTTTCTCGATTTGTTTTTTGTCTAAGTCCCAATAGTAGGGTTGATTCATGAATCAACCCTACTTATCAAGGGGGGTGTCTGACAACTTTTAACACCTACCTACTTAACTAAAGGGATTAACGATCATCAATTGATTCTCGATTCGCTGACCATCTTGTAAATCTTCACTGTAGAGAATTTGACAGCCCGCTTCCAGAGCGCTGGCCAGTATTAAACTATCAAAGTAACTATATTGATAACGTTCCGCTAGATTCAATGCCATCTCTATCGTATTAACAGAAACGAGGACGATTGGGAATCCCTCGGAAAGCTCTTGTACAGCGTCTCGAATTTGCGAATAGCTTAGGGAAAATTTCCGTTTTAATACATTTATCGTTTCATTTAAAACCTGTGTACTAATCCAAGCCTCACCCGATCGAACACAATCAATCGCTCGCTGTCGTTTATCCGGCTCATCCTCAGAATACGCGTAAATTAAGACATTAGTATCGATAAAAACTTTATCGGGCATTAGCCTCGTCCCGATCGAATCTAAATCCCCGTGTATTTAAAGAAATCGCCTCGAACATCGTTTTTTCAGTTTTCTGGCTCGGATCGGGGACGATTTCCGAGTCATCCAAAACAATCACCCGCATCATCTTACCTTCCCATCGAGAAGAATATCGGGGGGGAACGCTCACCTGACCGTTATGAATAACCGTCCTAAATTCGATCGCTTCCATACATAGCTCCAATTAAACCCTATCTCTACTTTAGCTCTAGAGTCAAGCTATCATAGCTCGGACGTATTTTAGAAACTAGAATAAGGTTAAAAATCGCTTGCAGGGTTTAAGGTGATGGACGAAAAAGAAACAGGACTAAATGAACGGGAACTAGAGGAAATTCTGAAAATGGCACGGGATGCGGCGGAAAAAGCCCGATCGATGTGCGAGGTAATTACAGAAAATTCAAAAAAATGGCGAGAAAGAGCGAAACAATCGCCGCAAGTGAGATCGGGTGGCTGAAGTAACCGAACCGATATTTATGGGGAATAGTCGGGGGTTCGATCGATACGATAAACTAAACGATATCCACTCCAGAAAACCGCGATGGTTCAAGCGACCGAATATCTCTATATCGTTCGAGACGACGAGATTTTACACGGGGAACCAATTATCAAAGGAACGCGTACACCCGTCCGCGCCATCGTCGAAACTTGGCGTCTGGGGGTCGCTCCCGAAGAAATACCCCTAGGAATGCCCCATCTGACGTTAAGTCAGATTTTCAGTGCGTTGACCTATTACAGCGACCATCTAGAGGAAATTAACGCTTATATCGAGCATAACCGCGTTCCCGACGACTTAATCGATCCGCTGCTAAAAAATTCGTGAATAATCTCTTTATCCGTCTCTATCTAGATGAAGATGTTAACGTTTTAATCGCCGAGTTGTTGAGAGCGAGGGGGTTTGACGCGATTACTGCGAGGGATGCGGGACAACTTAACGCCACAGATAAAGCACAACTCGCTCACGCGGTGAGTCAGGGGAGAACCTTAGTCACTCACAACCGAACCGATTTTGAAGAACTGGTTCGCGATTACTTCGATGCCAATCGAACCCATTACGGGGTGATTTTCGCCGTCCGTCGCCCTCCGCGAGAGATCGCAACCCGTTTACTGGTTATTCTTGATCGAGTGACTGCGGACGAAATGCGAAACCAAGTTCGATATATTTAATCGCCAAGAAAAATCGCCGTGACCCATTTTTAGGTTCTAGAATGGTCGGAAGTTGGATTCGGTGTAAAGGAACCCTTGTCACATCGAAACATTTCCTTAAGATATAAGACCGAAGGTCCAGTCTGGATACAAAATTGATATACCTAGAATCGCTACTCTGGCTCACCCTCTAGGCCATTCCCTTCCAGACTGCTAGGCTATTAGACAAGATGAATAACAATCAAACTCCACGGAAACAAGGACTATACGATCCCCGATTTGAACATGATGCTTGTGGTGTCGGTTTTATCGTTCATAAAACGGGTAAAAAGTCCCACGATATTGTTGAACAAGCCTTAACAATTTTACTAAACCTCGATCACCGTGGCGCGTGCGGTGCGGAAAAAAATACGGGAGATGGGGCGGGTATTTTATGCCAAATCCCCGACCTATTTTTCCGGAAAGTGACCAGTAATCTAGGTTTTACCTTACCGGCAGCGGGACAATACGGGGTAGGAATGCTCTACACGGCCCCTGATGCCGAAATTCGCGGGAAAAGTCGCCAGGAATTCGAGAAAATCGCCGCCGAAGAGGGGTTAAAAGTTCTCGGTTGGCGTGATGTTCCCACGGATAACTCCAGTTTAGGCAATTCGGCCAAATCTACCGAACCCTTTATCGAACAGGTTTTCATCGAACGCGATGCCAATTTAAGCGATGATCTGGCCTTTGAACGCAAATTATACGTTATTCGCAAACGTTCCCACCTCAGTCGTCAATCCTTTAATCGTTACTGGTATCCTTGCAGTATTTCTA is a genomic window containing:
- a CDS encoding IS630-like element ISMae21 family transposase; amino-acid sequence: MSYSLDLRKKVIDYVENGGSITKAAALFNIGRATIYRWLGREKLEATKVKHRQRKLDWKALSKDVQENPEARLRDRAEKFGVRPSAICYALKNMKVTRKKKELRYRERNREERMKYYRVLRELIKIYGSESLVFIDESGFEEFQACFYAWSKKGKKVFGDRQGKRGKRENLVAGRRKGKKDFIAPMVFTRSLNAEGFEGWLSLYLLPSLTITSVLIMDNAPIHRKTVIKQLVEEAGHQVVFLPKYSPDLNDIEHDFSALKRARMYAPVGTPLDEIIRTYCVA
- a CDS encoding IS4 family transposase — encoded protein: MEKWAAQELQYADLGDTRRKKRLISIVENLASQPSTSVPQASGNLAAASATYDFWNSPYFHPSDIIAAQAKSTVERIKEHPIVLAVQDTTSLDFTTQKAKKGMGYLDYKKSFGLKVHTTLGVSPVGIPLGLINQYVWAREEKNLGIAKQRKKRETQEKESQRWLDSLSETQQQIPEDIQVVTIGDCEADIFDLFAQSRSPNSHLLIRGTHNRKVNYLEDKQRSGHSEPKYLHQSIREIKACGTLDVQVKRNPNHEARLAKLTVRFASFEIQVPSHHSKATPRQPVKLQVILAEEENPHSGVNPISWLLLTSLDISSFESAITCVRWYSYRWLIERYHFVLKSGCGLEKLQLETGRRIEMALATYSIVAWRLLWLTYQARLHGEESCESFLEEHEWQSLCATIHKKSPPPEKPPSFREAVRMIASLGGFLGRKGDGEPGVKTIWLGLRRLHDISQTWKLSHQISPPIEPP
- a CDS encoding PEP-CTERM sorting domain-containing protein, which translates into the protein MPLKSSFCYSVALATVATATLAPVASAATFNFSYTSSAGTITATVDGTLQPDNNTVFVSSISNTTFNGSPAPALPFVGSFAGVISSGSVTGQAVLSLDGSGLDFAACDTTLCNNNGFGFLASTFASIGGYGSLSAGERFVITNYSLTPVPEPATVLGLLSVAGVGLLCKGRKLYFARLQLAFFTQGQ
- a CDS encoding IS630-like element ISMae22 family transposase; the protein is MINLEFTEEEKNSLYYERFHHPHPRVQLKMEVLWLKSQKIPHQKICQLAGISPNTLLTYLRDYQEGGIEKLKEINFYRPKSELESQRETLKKYFEKNPPATINEAVYRREELTGIKRSPTQVRKFLKSLGMKCLKIGSLPSKADPDEQEEYKEKKLEPRLNEAKEGKRAVFFVDAAHFVMGAFLGFVWCFERLFVKSPSGRKRFNVLGALNAITHEVILVTNDTYITATQVCELRSKIAALGLMIPITLVLDNARYQKCQIVEELALSLSIELLYLPSYSPNLNLIERRWKFVKKKCLYGKYYENFSDFSSAIYECLNDAHLKHKKELDSLLTLRFQKFNKSQIMNV
- a CDS encoding PIN domain-containing protein produces the protein MPDKVFIDTNVLIYAYSEDEPDKRQRAIDCVRSGEAWISTQVLNETINVLKRKFSLSYSQIRDAVQELSEGFPIVLVSVNTIEMALNLAERYQYSYFDSLILASALEAGCQILYSEDLQDGQRIENQLMIVNPFS
- a CDS encoding DUF433 domain-containing protein codes for the protein MVQATEYLYIVRDDEILHGEPIIKGTRTPVRAIVETWRLGVAPEEIPLGMPHLTLSQIFSALTYYSDHLEEINAYIEHNRVPDDLIDPLLKNS
- a CDS encoding DUF5615 family PIN-like protein — translated: MNNLFIRLYLDEDVNVLIAELLRARGFDAITARDAGQLNATDKAQLAHAVSQGRTLVTHNRTDFEELVRDYFDANRTHYGVIFAVRRPPREIATRLLVILDRVTADEMRNQVRYI